The genomic window TCTTCAGATGCTTGACGGCAACCCATCATATGTTGAGTTGTGCGAGCGGTTGGAGCAAATGGGCTTCAAACTGGACCGCTCCATCTTTGCAAAGAGTTTGCTGCTAGCTGTGCCAGATGTCAACTCTGCGTCTCGCAAGACCACTCGACAAGCAATTCCTCCTGCTACCGCTCCGAAGGCTCCAGCACCACCTGCAGTCATGAAGCATCCCGTTCCACCAGCGGTCATGAGGCATCTGGCGCCACCTCAGGTTGCGCCCAGTCCTCGCTACAGTCCTGCGGCAGTTTCAAGAATGACCGGGTCGACATATCCTCCATTTCCTGATAACCCTGGCTCAGCGGTAGCATCATCCATTCCAGTCGCAGAGATGGTACCCATCAAGCCAGAGCTGAAGCCGCCAGCGAACAAAGAAGAAGCGGCAAGGAAACGCAACTTGAGCGATCTGATTGATCTGACACAGCTTGACGAGGAAGATGACATGATGCCACCCATGAAAAGACTCAACACCAACTCGATGGTAAATACCTATTCATCATCCCATCCATCCTTTGATAGTGCTGTGGGTACTGGCGCAGCACCCATCAACAATTTCCCAACAGCGGCCATTCCCGCACCCCAGAGCAACGAGCCGCCGAGAACAATGCCCATGCAAATGAACGGGCTACGCTACCGAGCAATCGTGGAGCCCTTGGAGAAGAAAAAGGCCCTTCGACGTAATACCTACAATCCAGCCACAATCGCGCGAGACGTATTACTTGCGTGTGGAAGACACCCCTCGGAGCGCCAACTCAACCAGCATCTTGACGTACTGAAGACAAACCTACCACATATATCCAACGAGTCAGATCTCAGTACGATCAAGTGGAGTCTCATCGATCCCGGCAATCCACCGCCTGGTTACTTTAAGGACGGTGTGCAAGCCCTGACAGAAGGTGCGGATGAGGAAGATGAGTCCGAAGCTGAAGATGGGGACAGGGAGTCGTTGTCCCACGCGACCGGCGGGGAGGGCGCGAGGGTCCAAGCGCTTCCCGAGGCGACCAATCCATTCATCAAACAGAAGCGACGCGGTCGAAAACCGCGTCACTCACTTCCCAACGCCACAACAACCACAGTACCAACTACTCCCAACCGGCAAGCAAGCTCTTCGAACATGAGTGTAAGCGCTCCACGACCTTCGTCTGCTGCTGGTGGTGTTGGTTACTCTGCTTTTCGCTCCGCGACTGGGTATGGACCTGATGGCAAGCCACTGCCGAAGAAGAAGGGTCGCCCAGTCGGTTGGCGCAAAGCCATCCATGGCTCTTCTGCGGCTCAGTCTCGGCCTGCGATGAACGGCCACACAGGCACACACGAATCTCAGCAACCGAGCACCTTGCGCAATGTTAGAACTGGTGGGGACGAGCCTATTCTCATCAGTTCGCGATCACCCAGTGTCGCTACTGGCATGCCTCGGTACCAGGTTTTCAAGTGCAAGTGGCAGAACTGTCAGGCGGAGTTGCACAATCTCGAAACTCTGCAGAAGCACGTCTTTAAGGGGCACTGTAAGGAGAGGCTGCACAACCTGCTGGAGTGTTTATGGGATGGCTGCGGTACAGAGGTCACCAACATCGACCCCGTGACCAACATGAGCCTCAAGCGTAGCACACCTCAGGCGTTCGGATCTGAAAGCGCCTGGCGGGGGCACATGCAGCGAATTCACTTTGATCCTCTGGCCTGGGAGCATGGTGACGGACCTGCTGGTGGTGTTTCTGGTACGGAAGATTGAGCGGCGCTCTGGAGAGACCGTGGAACTCTGACTGACTCGTTAGATGCACACGACTCTGAGGCATACTTGAGTGATGCGCAAGGCCGTCGTGTTACTCCGCGCATCACAGCTGATTTGGAGCGCGCTTTTAGCAGCGATCTGTCACGCCAGCTCCCTGCATCAGCACCTCGGGGACGCGGTCGTCGACCAAAGAACACACAAGAACAGGAGGCTCGCGACATGCAGGATCGGTTAGTATCGCGGAAGCGGCGTATGGGCGGACCAGGCATGGACCGCGGAGGTGCCACACTCGTGAATGAGAAGCGCAGGAGAGGGCTTGTAGACAGTGACGGGATGGAAGAAGAGCTCGTCGACGCAGAGGATTAGCAGCCTCGAGACCACAAGGAGCACTTTAAACAGCAGACAACCAAGTTGAATAAGGTGCAGACAATCAAGTTGAACAAGATGCAGACAACCAAGTTGAACAAGATGCAGACAACCAACTTGAACAAGATGCAGACAACCAACTTGAACGAGATGCAGACAACCAAACGTGAATAGATTCAACGCCTCGTAAGGTGGCGCAAAAGCTCTGTAGTGTTGTGCGCCCAAACTCCGTGATGCTTCCTTGGCTGATCGCTCTTGGTCCGGGTCAACAGGCCGCGACCATGGTATCAATGTCTCTCCACCCACACGTGGTTTGCTTCCTTCGGACCTCCCTCGAGGGACCAAAGCTTCCCGCGCGTGCTCTTAGGCCTTGACCTTGCCGGCTGCGACCTTTGGCTTCTCAAGCGCTGCGTGTTCCTCCGAGTTGACTTCGAGGAAGTGGTAGAGGACGATGAGGAGCATGGCAGCGCTTCCGAGGAAGATGGCCAGCGAGTAGAGTTGGGCGTCTGTGATCATCTTGCAGGTTGACGCGCGTCGGCGAGAGGTCAAGTCCAGAGTCAACGAGTGTCTGGTGCTTGCTGCGGAGCGATTAGACGGTGCAGCGGGGGTTGGTGAGCTCTGCAAATCATACCAAAGCTATGTGGACTGCGTCTGTATCGTTGGGACGCAAAAGCGGGAATGTCAGAGCAGCGCCGTGGGTCAAGGGTTGCCGGCTTCTGCGAAGGGCCACCTTGAGCTTCAGCAAGGTCGCGGCTGTCTGGCTGACTAAGGCCCGCCGCCACCGAAATTCAGCCCACCCCACACATCGTCATTCTCACTTTTAACCCACCAAGACAGCACCTGTCCAGCGCCGCCAGGACCCGCCCACGCGCCACACGTCTCTCCAAAGTCCACGCGGGCGCCCTTGCCGTCTTTCCACGACCCAGAAACCCACATCCTCCCGCCATGCCTCCCAAGGGAAAGGGCGAGCAGCCCAAGGTGAAGAAGGTCGCCGTCGACAAGACCTTTGGCATGAAGAACAAAAAGGGAGGAGCAGCCCAGAAGGCCATCAAGCAGATCCACGCCACCGCTGCCTCGGGCGGAACCCCCGATGAGAAGCGCAAAGCGGCCGAGAAGGCgcagaaggagaaggagaagaaggccgCCGAGCAGGCCCAGAGGGAGATGGCCGATCTCTTCAAGCCTGTCCAGATCCAGAAGGTGCCCTTCGGTGTCGACCCCAAGACCATCCTCTGCCAATTCTTCAAAAAGGGCAATTGCGACAAGGGCAGGAAGTGCAAGTTCTCACACGACCTGAACGTCGAGCGCAAGACGGAGAAGAGGAGTTTGTACACAGACAGCCGGGACCAGGAGAAGGACCAGGAAGaagagcagaagaagaaagacaacATGGACGACTGGGACGAGCAGAAGCTGCGAGAGGTTGTGCTCAGCAAGCACGGCAACCCAAAGACCACAACAGACAAAGTGTGCAAGTTCTTCATTGCCGCCATTGAGGACCAGAAATACGGCTGGTTCTGGACATGTCCGAATGGAGGCGACAAGTGCATGTACAAGCACTCGCTACCACCAGGGCACGTGCCCATACTTCGTCCTTCAAACCTCAAGCCCAACACTAACAATTGCCAGCTTCGTAATCAAAACCCGCGAACAGCGCCAAGCCGAAAAGGCCCTCATGGCCAACTCTCCCCTCAATACGCTTACCCTCGAAGATTTCCTCGAGTCCGAACGCCACAAGCTCACCGGCACGCTCACGCCCGTCACGGTCGAAACCTTTGCGAAATGGAAAAAGGAGCGTCTGGACAAGAAGGCCGCCGAAGAAGAAGCGAAGCTGCGCAAGGAAGCTACTGGTCGCGCCATGTTCGAGAAGGGCGACTGGGCAGGCAGCGACGCAGACTCGGACGACGAAGAAGGCGACGGCGAGTGGAACCTGGAAACTATGCGCCGGGAGACGGAGCTCGCGAGGGCCAGGAAGGAAGAGGAGCGGTTGGCGGCGAAGATGGGCATCAGTCTCGAGGAGCTGCGCATCATGGAGGGGACTGCAGAACCGACCGCGGCCAACGAGGCCGAGGCTCTGTCCACAGATAGGACCGACGTCGAACCCACAGAGTCTTGAGCGACATCACACGGGGGACGCAACAACGAGATGAGGTAGGCCGGGCGCCATACAACGCTGCAAAAGCTTGTCACGCTTCGAGGCTGGGGGCGCGTGGGTGCATGACGAGATGCATCGGTTGGGAGCTCGTAGGACAGTGGCAAGTCTTGTGTGCGCGTGCGACATGTGCTATTAGCGAATTCATTCGCGATTCGCGACTTGCATAGCACCCGTTGAGCCAGTCGCTCCAGGTGTCTGGCGTTGTGGGCTTTGCCGGATGGCTTTGATCCTGTATGGTATATGCTAGGTAGAGTGAGTGCACGACGGATCTTTACGAAGCATGAACAATAGCACGCCATCTACATTGAACTCCAACTCCAActacacccacacccacacccacaccatGCGCATACCACCCACTCTCCCAATCCAGACCGCTGAATCAGGCAACATCTCGCTCCATGTGTCGAAGACTGAGATCGCGATCTGGATCCCCCAAGACAGGTCGTGGCTCCGCGGACCACACGTTCGCGAACCGCCGAAACGCAGCACACCGATGAACCCtacctctctctctctcctcCAACGAAGACGCGTTAACGTTACCGCGCAGGCGCACGTCAGCCTCCCCATCGGGAAACCATACGGGAAAAAAAGACAGGCATGCATGGTAGCCAGCAGGAGTCTGGCCTTTTCCACGTCGTACGTTTTGTGGTGCTGCGCGGGTCCTAGGTCGGGATCCCTTCTGGCCCGAGGGGCTTGCGACGACCTAGGCGGGCCTTGTTCACTCAAGCTCGACCGGCCACCCTGCACGATCGATGCGCATGTGCCCGAAAGAGAAGGGGTTGGGGATGGCTGTTGATTGCGGTGGGATCTAGCCTTTTGGAATGCGCCTGCACGGGCTCAGATGTAGTGTTTGTTTTGCATGGGCTGGGTTTGGGGTTTGGGGGTTCGTGGTTCTGTCGCGGCTACTTAGCCGGATGACTGTGTATTGCTAATCATGCCTAACTACTCCTGCTTCTTGTGGATGCGCGGCAAGCATAGCCACAGCCCCAGAATCACGCCCAGCAGCGCCAGGATGATGGGTTGGAGGACTTGCACGCCTTTGGCCTGTGCGATGGCGCCCACCGCGAAGGGGAAGATGGCTGCGCCTGAGCCGCCAAATGCTGCTGCGAACCCGATGGCGCTGACGTGCAGATGTCGTGGCAGCAGTTTCGTTGCGGcgacaacagcagcaggaaATAGTGGGCCGAGGAAGAAGCCTTGCAAAGAGACGGCGACGGCGGAGACGTAGAATTGAGGGACGAGCCAGAAAATGAGCTCCAGTGCCATGGTGATGGGGAGGTAGATCTGGCGCAACTTGTCAGTGGGTGGGAACGGGTGAAGATATGTGAACGTACAGCAATGGCCAGCTTCTCCCCCAATCTCGGCGTGACGAATCCCAACACCAGTCTGCCGACCGTGATGCCCATCCAGAAGCCGGTCGCGGTCATTCCGCTCGCAAAGTCTCCTCCGTGTCGCACTTCGAGCATGAACTTGACAATCCATCCTCCAAGCGCAACCTCAATCCCCACATAGCCCAGCAAGAACAAGGCGCAGAGCCAAGTAACTCTGGCGTGCGGAAGACGGATCAGCGCTTCTTTCATGCGGTTGTCCTTTGCATCCCCTGTCCTCGGATTCGCAGCCCTGAACGCCGCCCCATCTGCGCGCCAAAACGCCGTGCTCGAGACACCGAGTTCGAGCACCGCCATACCAATCATGACATAGTAGAACGTATACCATTGCAGATGGCCCTTCGTGATCATCGTCGTAGCAATCAGCGGGCTCAGCACCGCGCCTAGGCCATAAAAGGCGTGGAGGAAACCAAGGACTTCGTTGGGGTTCGCCATGTTGCCCATCCACGCGTTCCATGCGGCGTCCGCTAAGCCGTTGCCGAAGCCTGCGATCATGAAGATGACAACGAGCACGGGGTACGGCGGGTGCACGGCGATGACAATGTACGCGATGAGGTGGCAGACTGGAGCcacgacgccgacgccgcgTTGTCCAAACTTCAGGTGGATACTATTGTTGAGCAGAGCCGAGGCTGTGTAGCCTACGAGGGGGGATAGGAAGACCAAGGAGATGACGATGAAGGTTAAGTTGTAGTATTCTTGTAACTAGGGCTGATGTTAGCTGTTGCTTCAAACCAAGCATAGGATCGTGATATGGACTTACATATGGGATTAGAGCACCGTAGGCAGCGTCGTTGCTTCCCATGACAACGAAACTCCAAAATGCAGCAAAGGTCCGGTATAAGTTTGTTCTTGATTGATTCCAGCGTTCGAGCTTCTCCGCTGCTTGGGTAGTCGGCGATGGGAGGTTTTCAACTGGATCGTCATCCTGGCTTGCTCGATCAGAGACCTTCAGGCTCGGTGTCGTTTTGGCATTTTGCGGGGTTTGCAGGTATGAAGATGCATCCTGGAGCTCGATTGGTTGTTCGACAACGCACGTTGACGAACCTCCGTTCTGGTTGGAAGTCATAGCTGTCGCCGCCAAATTGACAAAACACCTACTCAGGTCAGCGAGCCCTGAAATGGAGGAAGGCAGTTGAGGTTGCAGGCTTGCAAACAACACCAAGTGATCGATGACGAAATGTCTGCTCAATGAAATGACAATCATGTCTCACCTCTAATGTTGAAAGTTCTTTCCACAGAGTGTTTGACCCAGAGTTCAGCCCACGAGGAGAACGAGGTCAATGGGCGAGCACAGCTATGGAAAACGAACTATCAAGAACCCTCACGTTCTCACCCGACAGCAGTACTAGCGCTTGTGCTTGCCGCAATTGGTAAGCTGATTCCCAAAACTGGGGTTCGGTAGATCTCCGGTTGTCGTTCAAGCGAAGCGGTATCTCGGTCCGACATGCAATAGTTTGCTTTAAAGCTGTGAAGCATTGGAGTTTGGTCGGCTGGCTTACTGCCTCAGTCCGAAGCCTTGCAGATCAAGACGCTACAGTTGTCATTTTGACACACGCAAGGACCTTTGCAGGCGTTCAATGCATGTCTTTGTGCTCCAACCGCAAGCCTTACCTGTTCGGTCGATAAAATGCGAGAAGCGTACTGCATCTCTAACCTACATCCCGAGTATGATGCAAACGAAGCCACAGATTACGGATGCGCTTGACTGTATATCTTACGGGGAGGCAAGGAAGGGTTTTTGCCATCTTGGAGACTCACCAGCTTATACAAGACATCATGCAGCCCAACAAGCAAATTGCTGCACGATTTAGTAAGGAACCAATATCTGGGCAGTTGCTGTACAGAGATTGGCTCAGATTCAGCGCGCTGGCAAGCAAAGTCAGGTTACTGGAATCTGGAGATGCACGGCAAGGATGAGCTGTGATTGGTGGCGCTTTTTCCCCCACGATTACCGTCTCATCCCGCTGCACTCCAACATCGCGCTCTTGCGCACTCGCAATTTTTATCCACCGTCGAAGCTACTTATGATGTTGTGATACGCGACGACTACCACGGTTACAGCACGAGTCCCAGAACAACACCGCCGCCGGGCCATACGAGCGTAAGTGGTCGCAACACTCTGCACTGCACGTAGATAACCGTCTGAAGTTGCAACACGTGCAAGAGGCGAAAGGAGAGGTATCAACCGTGTACTCGCTGTACTCTACGCCAAGTGGACAACAGCTGTAGCTATCACCAAGAGAGACATGCAGTCCTCTCGGTACAATGGTAACATTCCCCAGCTCGGCTAAACATCGAGCGCCCATTACTTGACACCACTAACCCAGACAGCTTCTTTTCTCGGGACACAGCTAATCTGTCTTGCCTATAGCGTGTTCGCTCTTTGGTCGCTACTTCAATTGGTCCCTGTCAATTCGTCAACGAACCACTACAAGACTATCTTGCCGACTTTCGCAACACGGCTGTCATTTGGGGCCGTGATTTCCAAACACCGGTGAAGCCCTCCCAAGAAGAAGCTGAGAGTCTCCTGGAATGGGCTATGCAACCGACTGACAAGCTGTTGGGAGTATATCGCGACACAAATATCGCCCGGGAGATTCAGGATTGGCTGTTCCAAGATGATGTCGACGGAGACCCATGAAATGCAACGTTTTGGATCGTCCTAGCAGTTGATGCTCAGTCATGTCCCCGGGACAAAGACGGGACGGCTGAAGGGTACTTTAGGCGCGGTGACAGCATCCTCACAGACTCTAGAATGGACCATGCGGACGTTGCATTCATCCAAACGCAAACATGGGTCACATTCTATTTTCTCCATACTTGTAGAAGATACGACGCCATAACGTCGCTTACCACTGCAGTTCGAGGCGCGTATGCTATGGGTCTCCATATTCCGGCTACACAGGCTCACTGCAGGAGCATGATCTGTTCCGCGAGCGACTCTGGAGGACGCTGCGTACGCTCGATCTCTTCATCAGCAGCTCACTTGGTCGGCCGCCATCGACGTACGAGATCCGAAACGTGGAGTCTTGGAACGCTGACACGTTCATCAATGATCTTGCGTATATTCATGAGATCATGCTGAAAGAGATGCACCTCAAGAGAGGGCAGTCGGCGCAGCAGTTTACGTACAGCATGATTACTCAACACCAGTCTTGGACACGTCATCTTCACACGTATATAGGGATCAATGAAACATCACCTGTGCAGAGGCTGAGTATCAAAGATGAACACCAGCCAAATAGAACTGTCAAGAATTTCAAGCAGGCTTACTACTAGAGCATCATGCGTCTGAATTTGGCCTCATCTTCTCCACAGAGCTTCTGGATACAATACTCAAGGAAGAGGCAGCAGCGATAGCAGCCCTTCGTCATTGTCTTCCTTGGGGTTCATCGCTCTAACTACCTGTATAGACTCTGCCGTCCGGACCATCGACATGCGTGCGGAACGACCATTGATGCCAAAGCTGCCAAAACGACTTTCGTATGCGATCAACTCGATATTGCCGCAGCTCTGACCCTCGGGGCTGCTGTGTTCGCCAATCTTGACCGCGACTTTCCGCTCGGCAAGAATCCACGCGCCGCGCAGAACCTGCTGCAAAGATTCCAAAGCTACGATCCCCTTGCCAAACGGTATCTTAGAGCGATTGCGCATCTGCAAGCCGCTGGCGAAGCTCACATGAAGCGCCGGTGTCGAGGTCGAATGGAGACGCAAGGATATGCGACGACCCGTATTCCGAGAGTGTAGACAAGAGCAGTCCAACGTGGGGCCCGAACATTGGTCAGAGCGGTGGCTGTATCTAAAACGTTGACGCACAGACATCACGGCAATTATGTAAGACCCAAGCAAGTGATGTGATTGGCTCTTCTCTCATAAATTACCAGATAGACAGAGATGACTTACCCCTGTCCAGTCTGTGTCAGCACTGACCAATGTACACTACTTTTGCCGGATACCATAGTACAGCACTTTCGCCGGCAACCACAGTATGTCGACAGACCTTCCCAAACCGAGGGTTGTAAGGCCTCAGGGACCCCGAGGGCTCCGTGGTGAAAGAGGGGTCGCAACTTCTCGCCTATCGGAATGCTTCTGATACCGGGTCTTCCCCACATTTCGGGAACTCCCTTAGCCCGTCCATATGATCGACAGAGCGCCAAGACGGGGATGCTTCGAGCCGAGTCGCTCTAAACTCGCGAGAGACAGCAGTCATGTGGTCGATATACATTATGACGTGAGTCGGCCTACGTACTCTCCGCCCTGTACAGTCGGTGGTCGCGATTCAAGACCACCGATTGTTTAATTTACTCCCAACATGTATAAAGCCAGTCGCAACTCGGTTCGATGTTGTCACAAGAGCACGATACGCCATGGCACCTTCCctacacctcttacaacCAGCCGACGAAGGTTCGCACGGGCGATATTACCTTTACGCCGTCGTTGCTCTGCTTGTACTCGGTGTCGCCAAATACGTCTATCAGACCCTGACCTCGCCTCTTCGAGACGTGCCTGGTCCTTTCCTCGCCCGGTTTACCCGACTCTGGGAGCTTCGAGCGGTGCAAACTCAGGACAACCCGACCTTCAACATCGCGCTGCATGAAAAATACGGTAAGGCGGCGACACCGGATTCCTACCGTGATTCGACACCCCGGTGCGAGCAAGTCCCGCTGACAACTAAAAGGTCCAATTGTGCGCCTCGCACCAAACCGATACAGCATCAATGATGCTGAAGCCGCCAAGATCATCCTCGGACACAACGCTGCTCTTGACAAGTCGCGATACTACCATCCGTTTGGCCGGGCTGACGAGTACAACTTGTTCTCTGAGCCGAGCATCTCTGCCCATGCCAAAGCCAGACGTCCGTTTGCGCAGTTGTATTCGCAGACCACACTGCTCTCGTACGAGCCGTTTGTGGACACGTGCAACGCCATCTTGCTGAAGAGATTCGAGGAGTATGCTCAAGAAGGGAAGCCGCTGGATGTCCGGCAGATGATGCAGTACTATGCTTTTGACGTCATTGGCGAGATTACGGTCGGATCGCGATTCGGGCTTATGGAGAACGACGGCGACAGCTCTGGGATCATCAAGGCTATCGATGACAGCGTGACGTACGGGTCCATCATAGGCCTAATACCCGAGTGGCACGCGTTCATCTTCTGGGCCCTGAACACGCTTAGACTGCCAAACAGCTTCGAAAATGTCACAGACTTCATCGCCTACCACGTGGACAACCGCGTCTCGGGACGCACGAAATCGCCCCAAGACCGCAGCGACTTTCTCGACAAGATGCTGCCCTTGGAGCAGGAAGGCAAGGCAACACGCTACCACACGCGACAGGCCACCCAGCAGAACATCACAGCCGGCTCAGACACGACCGCAATCTCCTTGACTGCCGTCATTGCCATGCTCACGCAGCACCCCGACACTCTCGCCGCGCTCCGCCACGAAGTCGACGAGGCCACCAGGTTGGGCGCCCTCTCCGACCCAGCGACGTTCCAGGAAGCGCAGAAGCTGCCGTACCTGCAAGCCGTCATAATGGAAGCGCTGCGCGTCCACCCAGCCGTCGGCGCGCCCTTGGTGCGCATCGTTGGCCCCCAAGGCCTGCAAGTCGCAGGCAAGTTCTTCCCGCCGGGCACCGAGGTAGGCGTCAACGCGTGGGTGGTGCACAACAACAAGTCCATCTTCGGCGCGGACGCACACGTCTTCCGCCCGGAGCGCTGGCTCACGGACAACCAAGAGGAGCGCAGCGTGCTGGACCGCAATTTCTTTGCCTTTGGCGGCGGCCCGCGGACGTGCATCGGCAAGAACATCAGCCTGCTCGAGATGAGCAAGGTGATTCCGCAAATCGTGCGCAGGTACGATTTCGAAATCGTGGAGAACGAGCAGGGGGAAGCGTACTCGTGGACGACGAGGTGGTTTTCCAAGCCGAATTTCAAGGCCACggtgaggaggagg from Ascochyta rabiei chromosome 2, complete sequence includes these protein-coding regions:
- a CDS encoding Translation machinery-associated protein 46; the protein is MPPKGKGEQPKVKKVAVDKTFGMKNKKGGAAQKAIKQIHATAASGGTPDEKRKAAEKAQKEKEKKAAEQAQREMADLFKPVQIQKVPFGVDPKTILCQFFKKGNCDKGRKCKFSHDLNVERKTEKRSLYTDSRDQEKDQEEEQKKKDNMDDWDEQKLREVVLSKHGNPKTTTDKVCKFFIAAIEDQKYGWFWTCPNGGDKCIFVIKTREQRQAEKALMANSPLNTLTLEDFLESERHKLTGTLTPVTVETFAKWKKERLDKKAAEEEAKLRKEATGRAMFEKGDWAGSDADSDDEEGDGEWNLETMRRETELARARKEEERLAAKMGISLEELRIMEGTAEPTAANEAEALSTDRTDVEPTES